In Setaria viridis chromosome 5, Setaria_viridis_v4.0, whole genome shotgun sequence, the genomic stretch GGATGAACTagctagcaagtgttttccaaaGATATCAAATTCATTATGCATAAATTAAAACAAGAATCAGCTTATCAGCGTACCAAAGCTGGGAAAGCATCAAGCGCTTGAATAACTGTTCTCATAAAAAGTAAAGGAATTGGTATCCTGTCAACCTGCAAAACAGTCCAATTAAGCAAGACGTCTTAAAGGATGCATAAAACTGCAATAGCAGTGGTAACGCTTACCATTTGATTCAGTGCCTTCTCCAAGACTTGTTGAGTAAATACCGTACGCTGCTCAAAGCATGCTTTGCAAGCATCTGTGATCTGAAATGAGTCTCCATCAGAAGCTGAAAATAATTTATGACAAGAAATAAAAACACATGACACACATTTACCCAAATGCATGTGGATGTGTTTGGGAGAACAATCTGGTATTCAGACAGTGTTCCAAAAATGTATAGATTTCTCTCAAGAACTCTATTATTTTGGAAGGCAGGTGCACTATACTGTACTCAGGAGCCATGCCATCTGTGTATTGCTAGCATGACAGAATATTATGACACGATATTTAAACAGCTATAGTACATGTTGTTACCTTTTTTAAGGCAACTTTATCTTTCTCCGGGTTAATATCATGAATTGCAATCAGAACTTCAGCAGGAGTCAATGCCGGACCAGTATGAGCAGTTCCCTGTCAAAAGTTATTTAACTGAAAGGTTAGGGGGAAAAAAGATTATGAGTGCATCCTTAATAACTGAAAGGTTAGGGGAAAAAGTTCATGCTAAAGAACACAAACAGGTGCATCAGATCAGTACTGAAACAGAGCCAGCCTGCTCATACTTCAACACCTCCCCTATCACATCTAGGCTCGAACAGGCATATGTTCATATTTCAGCCTTTTGTTGTGAGCTCAAAATGGGGGTTTACATAATGCCTATTAATGGAGTGTAATAATCACCTGCAAGATCCGAGCAAGCGCATCTTGGAACTTTTCCAGCGGAAGATCAACCAGCCTCGGAAATATGGGCAATACCTGAGACCAGTGTAACAAGAGAAATTAATTGCAGATTGCCGTGGAACTCATAAGTCTATTTGCATTTATCGaaactaaaaaaaaaacaaattttatatcaaaCAGATTAAGTGATCGCAGTTGGAGCACCATAATTATTGTCATTTGATGGTGTGATAAAATGCAAAGCATATACCTCTTCCTTTGGAAATGAAGGCAGCAAGGGAATGAGAATGGATGCATCCTGCCAGAGAAAGTCACAAGACTCAGCAAACACATTAAATAAACAATTAAACATACCACTGTTAAAAGTGCAAACAAGTGAATTTGAGGCAGTACAAAGCGCAGCAGAAATATATGCATACCTTCAGGGTATTATATAATTGTTTAACAGCACCAACTAGCTCAGCTGAAGGAGTTGACTCGTCAGTCAATGTTTGCAGTATCTTTAAATGAGAAGACAAAAAATAAGCATATAGAACCTACTTTTATTGATATAATATATAAAGAGAAGTCGGGAAAAAACAGTGATACCAAGGTAATAAGATGTACACTGCCTTCAGGTGGATTATGAATTATGTTCAGCATCTCAGGACATGAGGACCCCAGATTACTTACAAGGCTGGGCATATGCCAATGGATACACTGGACAAAAATGCACCACAATAAGCAGCCAGTAATTGTATTCACTATTCCCTCCAATTCAAAATACATGTCGTTTAAGACATTGACTTGGTCTACAAGGTGAAACTTTGAACAACAATATCCATGAAAAATATGACATTTCAAAGGAACGTACCTAAATGTAGGAAAAGTATTTTTCACGGTGAACCTAATAGTTCTATGTTACATTATCAATCTATATACTTTTTTATTTGGTGgtcaaagaaaaaaagtttGACCAGCAGGAATCCTAAACGGCATGTATTTTGAATCTGCGGGAGTAGTCAGTATTTAAAAAACTTGACAAATTGCAAAAGATTAAAGCCGCACCTGCTTGACAACTTTTGGAGACCTTCCATAAACATTGAACAGATGTTGAAGAAGACTAGGCCTCTGCAAGAAACAAAATGCTTTTACCACcactcaaaaagaagaaaatgaaagaaaagacTAAGATACTATTTACATAATGGATACCTTTGTGCAAAGTGCAAAGAACAAAGAAATATGGCGTTTTGCCTCAGATAAAGATATTGCCGACTGCTTCCGCGAAACCAATGATGTCTTGAATGACCCACTTTCAGAACACCCAGCATCTGGAATCTGACCGCTAACTGAAGTTTCCTGGCTGCTTACCTCAGACTGATTTCACAAAAGATCGGTTACCAGTGAAATATTCAACCAAAATGCAGTAAATATTGAAAATAATCTTAAGACAATTTATCCCTGTGACAGGAATTAAAGGAGAGCTGCAAATAATTAAATTTTAAGAAACACACCCTATTCTACACTGCTAGATGGTAAAATGAGCAAGGCACTTTCATCAACTGCAATAAATGCTCAGTAAACAATCAAGAGATTGAAGGTTTCATGAGCAAGTCACAAACTAATTGTCCCATCAATCACTAAAAGTTTTCTTTTAACCAAAACAGCTTATGTCAGCTGAACTTTCAACAAGCTTATGGAGCTACTACATCGGTTTTAAATAATCCTTGGTATTTTTTAACCAAAACATGCTAACAGTAACATGTATATTAGTTTTCCAAATTAAAATTTAAATGAAAGTACAGAAGACACAGCACTTTGGATGGATTCACATCCATATTTCACTTTTAACTATGAAGTCTGGAACAGAAACTACAATTCCAACAGGAAATTCCAATATATTTGCTGAACTCAGATTATGTATTTGAATAGTTATGATGTTCCAAAATCTCTGTCAACCCCTAGCAGAGCctgagaaagaaaagaagttgaaCCACGGCAAACATCAAAATCATTCAGAGTTACCTCAGCTGTAGATTCTTTTGAGGATTTCAAGTTAATTTCTGTGTCCACATAATGCTCATTCGCAACTCCCACAAGACTCTCTGTGGCGAACTGCTCAATTTTTTCTGTTGCGTATGTCAGATCATAGAGCCTTTTTGCAACCTAAATATAATGCATGTATCAGCGTTACATAGCCTAGTGTTTTATCAAGTCAAAACAAGGAAAAGATAAGGCATTGCTGTTCCCATACCAATCTAACTGCCTTTCCCCTGATTTCATCCTGAGAGTGGACTGCACACTGCAAATTAACAACAAAGAATTAAGTGCAGCACAGAATAATGTACCAGCCAcattaaaaaaaacttataACATTATTCTGAACAAAGGTTGGTATTATCGTAAATTGGAAATTATAGTACCACAGAATGTGAGCCATGCATACTGCATGCCTGCACTTCAGGTTAATGGAAATATTACACTGAAATGAAGATAACATGACAAAGCAAACTCAAGCATTGACATGCCAACTTAGAAAAATATCAGAATATATTTCTACTAGCTGAAAAGGAAACAAGCTAACCTTCAAAACAATATCCAAGCAAAGATCGCGAAGAGGAGGCCGACCCAAGATAAGGTTCCATACAGTCCCCAGGCCTTGGGTGACACGGTCACCATCCCCATCCTTTACTTGTTGGCTGTTGTCTTCTGACATGCAAAGACCCTCAAGTAATCTAAACGAGGACTCAGGCAGATATGGTGCATCACATAAAAGTTTGCTAAAAGACTTGTCTGAGGCAGGCATTGAGTCAATCAAGGACCTCGCCTAGAGATGAGAGCAAAGGAAATGACAAATGTTATTTCTTTCCTTATTTCAACAATCAGAAAGAACATACAAGAAGACTTGATAATGCTGAGCATGCTTACAAGTGATATAAAGAACTTCTCATAATGTTTAGAAGTGGAGGTAGAGCTTTCTGGCGAATTAGCAACATTCATAGTCTGCAGCAGATACAACACATGCATTGCCAGTTCATGCCCCTACAAAAACATGTGCCTCGGCAGTGAGAATCTTACGAGGGAAGTTACCAGACAACTAATATAATGCATGCTTAGTTTGGGAGTTGGGAATTGCTATCCACATGACAAACAGAGCAAGCTTAACTAGATCAAACATAGTTAAATTCATATCTGAGATCAACTGGTGGACATACTCAATTAGCAGCAGTAACTCAACTTGACGAACGCTTAAACAGCTCAAGCTCAACAGAAATGGGCAACGGATAGAAAAGACACAAGATCACTCCAACAGTTGAACCCTAGTAAGGACAAATTCCCACATGTATGAAGATCAAAATATTGGAAGGAGAAGAATGAGATTCGCTCTAATAGGCTTAAATGCTTAATACATGTGAGTCTATTTAACCAAATCTCTACTCATCAGCTTGAGACCAACTTCAAGCTTAGTATTGTGCTCATGACCAGCTTGTCACGATGGTTCCAGCCAAGTTCACTACAACCAAAAATAATAGCATGATCACAGTTTTAATGTCTAAATTTACATCTGACGACATAATGTGATGCGCGTGTGCATTATAATCCAAAAGAGAATAATGAATTCAGATCCCAAACTCAGCCAAATGCTAATTCCTAGTGAATTGATTGATCGGAAAGTTGGATGTTTCTGCGCTGCACAGCAGTGCTAGAGACACCAAACAGTGGATATAATTCACTGTTAGTAAAGTACCTTCTGATCATGATAATGAAAGATAATGTGTCTCTGAATCAAATCCATAATATTATCATCATCAGCACTCTGCGAAGACACAAGATAACGAGAAAAGGCAGTAGTGTGAGAACAAACTACTGAAGGTATAATCAAAGTGTTAGGAAGGAATAAAAGAGGTTTGAAAAAACACATTACTAAGCTCTAATATGTACAGTTAGGAAGGAATAAAAGAGGTTTGAAAAAACACATTACTAAGCTCTAATATGTACAAGACTAGCTTACGATATCAAAATGATACCTGGGCAATCAAATGAGCAAGCAAAGAAAATCTGGCATTGAGACTATTTTTCTTGTAATCATCAATTATCCGCCCAATGGCTAGTTTGTTCAATAATGATTTCTCTTTGTCGCTTAGTTCCAAATGAGACGTAATAACTGGTAAGTTCTGATTGGTATCCTCTGGTGTTGATGCCTCGGGAACTGGTAAGAAGGGGTCAACCTCTGAATCCAAACTATCAGATTCATCGATTGAAGtaatttctgaagaaatgggaTTTGGCATCTCTTCATCAACAATAGAAGAATGAACCCCGACATCCACAGGTGCCTCAGCTTCAAAGGTTGGCTCTGGCTCAGTGGCAACATCCAAAAGCTCCAACTTGTCTTTGGCAATTGTTTGATTGGGTTGAGAAGCCGAGTGATGTTCATCTTCATTTTTTTGTAAATCTCCTGAATAATCTGAATAGTTTTCAGCCTTAGAAGAATTGGAGCAAAGTGTACTTGGCAAATTATCTGTTTGAGGCACAATATTGGTTTCCACCTTCACCTGTACCGAATTTACAGCAGCAGGTGAAACTGTCCGCCGTGGATCGAGGCGACGAGGGTCCTGCAAAACATCAGCATCCTCAGAATAGGAATTTCTTCTGACTTTCATGCAAACAACCTGAAAACCACCAAAAGATAGATCATACCCTTCTTGGATCACGCTTAGCATCATGAACACCAGGCATAACAAAGGGATCAGATGTTGAGATGCTGACACCATCAGCTGTGGGTGTTGATTGTGCAGCAAACAGTGACGAGTCTGAATTGACTGGCAGGTTCTCTGTTAGGAGACCAGAGGAATATTTAAAATTCGGTTTCTGGAGATTGTTATTTGTTGCTAAAGGAAATGAGGCTCCCGGTAGATGTTTCATTGTTTCTATCACAATGTCAGCCATGACATCTGCCTCTACTGTTGACACAAGAATACCCAGGGATTCAGCTCCTCTTTCTCCTTCAGCGAGTAACGCACCAATCATTTCAATCATCTTCTCAACAGGAGACACATCACTATTCAAAATGGCTGGATCAGATGAATGACCCCCATTGGCATCATTGTCAGCCTGCATATCAGAATAATCAGAAGATCCCATAAATGGCAGATTTGAAGTAGCAGATGTATCAAATCTTGCTCTCTTAGCTATGCCATCAGACATAGCAAGAACATCACTTGATCTAGCAGCAGATTTCTTCCGATTATCTCCATACGGCATCTCCCATGCTGGAGACTCATCCTGTGACATAAGAAAACAGCTTAAAATTCTTCAAAAGCGACCGCACACAACTTATCATGGAAGCATATTTCCAAAGGTACATGTACAATCCCTTTGTGCAGACTGTATAACCAATACCTTGGTAGTGCGAGAAGCACGCTCTATATTTCTAGACATCTTCTCTGCCTGCCTAATATTTTGTTCCATTGCCTCGCCAGGGCTGAGAGCACGAAGCCGCCTTACCAATATGTCTTTGGACTGTCCAGAGAAGAAAGTCTCTGGTTAGGTTGACAAGTAATATATGTCAAAAAACAAATCGAAATATTTAAATCCTAAACAAACCCTTACGGAAAATTAATGGTAAATGATACAGGATACCTTAAAAGAAACAAAGTCTACGAAAAATAGCTCATAAACATATTAGTCAGTTTATTTAATTATCGAAAGTTACCGCAACAACACATGCAAGCAACACCTACGTGCACATAAGAAATTCCTGGAAGATCAACCAAGAATATTTTTTCTCTGGTAACTCAGACAGCTACCGGATCAAAAAAGAAGGAAGGGGAGTAGGGAACTCTTGATGGGAGTGATTCCCTAAAAAGCGGCTGAATAGCTCAGACCAGGTTCTCACAAATTTATAATCCAAAGATACAAGAACTGAAATGTGTCCTCACTTGGTTATTATTTGACACATGACCTTCATGCATGAGATAAGCTGCCATGAAGACATGATGCTTCCATCTTCGGGAGCCATTT encodes the following:
- the LOC117858529 gene encoding uncharacterized protein, with protein sequence MEFGADGTRWSQPRGEAAEALPPPPPGDRGEVASPRFDSSRAFRLLRELGTNVTEDLVVLMPNLLSFLKHDDPAVVKQSIASGTNLFAAVLEEMALQINKCGKLEAWLEDMWAWMKQFKDAVRGVMHEPGPIATKLLAVKFIETWILCCTSQAISDQIQSIEGKNRRFDVSRFSQFHPCLDPVVLEADAHRALLLLLDILQSAYAHRGSFLVGTINSLAAVVKNRPIYYDRVLPVLLDFDPSLETAKGAHSASLRYALRAAFLGFLRSSHQAMIESKDILVRRLRALSPGEAMEQNIRQAEKMSRNIERASRTTKDESPAWEMPYGDNRKKSAARSSDVLAMSDGIAKRARFDTSATSNLPFMGSSDYSDMQADNDANGGHSSDPAILNSDVSPVEKMIEMIGALLAEGERGAESLGILVSTVEADVMADIVIETMKHLPGASFPLATNNNLQKPNFKYSSGLLTENLPVNSDSSLFAAQSTPTADGVSISTSDPFVMPGVHDAKRDPRRDPRRLDPRRTVSPAAVNSVQVKVETNIVPQTDNLPSTLCSNSSKAENYSDYSGDLQKNEDEHHSASQPNQTIAKDKLELLDVATEPEPTFEAEAPVDVGVHSSIVDEEMPNPISSEITSIDESDSLDSEVDPFLPVPEASTPEDTNQNLPVITSHLELSDKEKSLLNKLAIGRIIDDYKKNSLNARFSLLAHLIAQSADDDNIMDLIQRHIIFHYHDQKGHELAMHVLYLLQTMNVANSPESSTSTSKHYEKFFISLARSLIDSMPASDKSFSKLLCDAPYLPESSFRLLEGLCMSEDNSQQVKDGDGDRVTQGLGTVWNLILGRPPLRDLCLDIVLKCAVHSQDEIRGKAVRLVAKRLYDLTYATEKIEQFATESLVGVANEHYVDTEINLKSSKESTAESEVSSQETSVSGQIPDAGCSESGSFKTSLVSRKQSAISLSEAKRHISLFFALCTKRPSLLQHLFNVYGRSPKVVKQCIHWHMPSLVSNLGSSCPEMLNIIHNPPEGSVHLITLILQTLTDESTPSAELVGAVKQLYNTLKDASILIPLLPSFPKEEVLPIFPRLVDLPLEKFQDALARILQGTAHTGPALTPAEVLIAIHDINPEKDKVALKKITDACKACFEQRTVFTQQVLEKALNQMVDRIPIPLLFMRTVIQALDAFPALVDFVMGLLSRLINKQIWKMQKLWVGFLKLVSQTQPHSFDVLLQLPPPQFEHVLNKYPNLRGPLSSFVNQRNMHNTLPRQMLISLGFISEPQQAPMSFVPATLQTADATSSLPGATLM